The DNA region GCTCGTGGCGGCGTGGTTCGCAGCTGGTGAAGTGGACCAGCAGCCGGTTGGCGAAGTACGCCACCTCGGTGGCCGGCAGGTGCAGGGCGGTGTCCAGCAGACCCGTCAGCGTCTGGAGCAGGGCGTCGGGCAGCAGCTCGCCGAGCAGCGGGGGAGCGGTCACGGTACGGAACGGCAGCCGCAGGGCCGGTCGTCCGCCGACGCGGGGGAACAGCTCCTCGGTGGCGTTCACCAGGTTGTCGTGGACGGTGCGGCCGACCGGCCCGGTGGGCAGCGGGATCCGGCGCAGGGTGTCGGGCAGGTTCCGGTAGAAGCCGGGGAAGAAGCGGAAGCCGTGTTCGCCGGGCAGCGGTCGCCGCCCGCCCCGGGCGGTGCCGGGCACGTCCGTGCTGCGGGCCTTGCCGCCCAGCACCTCGTTGCGCTCGTAGACCGTCACCAGGTAGCCGCGCTCGGCCAGTTCCTGCGCCGCGCTCAGACCGGCGACCCCGCCGCCGAGCACGGCGACCCGCCGTCCCGCTCGCCCGTCCTGTCGGTGGGGCCGCTGCGCCGCCCGCGCCGGCCCGGTGTCGGCCAGGCCGAGACCGGCGGCCGCCCCGGCCGCCGTGGTGAGCAGGGCGCGCCGGGTGTGTGCGGCTGTTGTGATCGTTCGCATGCCCCGTCAACGAGCCTGCGCGAGCGGCAGGCACGGTCAGGGCCGCTGCGAGGGGCCGAGCAGGATCCCCATCCCTTCAGGAGGGGGAGGATGTCAAGCCCTCCAGCACACCTCGGCCCACCGCATGACGCCGGCAGCGCCGAGCGGGCCGCCGCTACTCACTGTCTCCGTCACCGCGCAGCGCCCATCCGGCGACCGCGCCGCCGTACACCGTGAAGCCGACGCCGGTCAGCCAGGACTGGACCACCAGGACAGTCCCGACCGTCCCGTACGAGACGGCGTTGGAGATCAGCAGCGGCGCGAAGACCAGGCGGGAGAAGAACCGCAAACCGACCAGTGCGGCCATGGTGAAGACCGCGCCCGGAAGCAGGTCCCGCCACGGGACCCGGCCGCCGAGCAGGAGATGCGGGAGCCACCAGAACAGCAGCAGGCCGCCGATCAGCGTCGCGAGGATCCGCAGGACGGGCTGGGCGGCCGTGTGATGCCATGGCACGCCGCTCCAGGCGGCGATGACGAGGTACGCGGTCACTCCGCCCAGTGCCACCGCCTGTCGCCACACCTGGTGCCACCCACCGGCGCGAAGCCGCCAGATCCGCTCATAGACGGCCTGGAGCGCACTGGTGAGGGAGATCCCGAACGCGGCGGCGGCGGCGAGGCCGAAGGCGGTGGCGGTGCTGAGGATCCGCCCGCGAGAGCTGAACAGCATGCCGGCCGCCTGGCTGCCGCGCGGCGACAGTCCGAGGCCGTCGGTGATCCAGTCCGCGATGCCGTTGCCGCGGGCCGGGGAAGCCGCGGCGATCACCATGAGCAGCGGCACCAGGGTCAGGAAGAACAGCGCGGCGAACGCCAGTGACCGGTGCAGCAACTCGATCTCCCGGCCGCGCCGCCAGGCCCTCCCGGACACCTCTCTCAGCTCTCTCAGCCGACGCCCGCTCAGCGGAGCACCCGATCCACGCCGGCCACGCCGCCTTCGCCCGCGCGGTGCGCGGCCGCCATCGTCCCCAGTGGACGGATTCTCGGCCGACTGCCCGTGATCCATCGCTCATCCCGGAAAGTTCCGGCCGCGCCGTCGGCCACTCTCGACGCCGCGTTCCTCGATGACCCCCTTGAAGCCCTTCAGGCCGCCCTTCACCCGCCGATCGGGCACGCCCAGCACATCGACGTCGAACGACTCGGTCATCATGCCCATCGGGACACCTCCATCATCGGAACCGCGCTCCGCCCCGAACCGGCGCCGGAAGCACGACCACGACCAAAACCGCCATGACGATGTCCCTTCCCGCCGGTGGCGTCTGCCCTGTTCCGGGAGAGCGACACACCCGCCCGTCAGACCGCCCGATTTTCGTCAATCTGTCGGAACCAGGAACCGGCCGTCACGCCCCGCGCAGCGTTGCCGCGCAAAGCGTGGCGGGGAATCTCCCCCGTCGGTGGTCGGCCTTCCGAGCGGGATGGAGGTCTGCGAGGGGGTCGTGGTGACGCTCGGGGAGAAGGTGAAGCTGATGGTGACCGCGGGCGTGCCGGTCGGATTGGCCACGGTGGAGAAGTTGGCGGCGTTGGCGGTGATGAAGCTCGATCCGCCGCCACCGCCGGAGCCGGTGTTGTTGCCGGTGCCGCCACCGCCGCCGCCCCAGAATCCGGCGCCGCCACCGCCGCCGCCGGACGGGAAGCCGAAGTTGCCCCCGTCGCCGCCGACGCCCGGTGTTCCGTTGCCTCCGGGGGTCCCACCGCCGCTGCTGCCGCCGCCGATTCCGCCGCTGGGGCACGTCCCCCCGGTGCCGCCACCGGCACCGCCGACGCCCATGGCGTCGCCGCCGGGGTTGCAGAGGTTGGGGCCGGTGCCGCCATCGGCTCCCGGCCGCAGCGGCAGGTTGGTGCCACCGCCACCGCCGCCACCGCCGTCGGCCACCAGCAGCCGCGGGTCCGTCAGAGGATCACCGGTCGGCACACAACTGGCGGAGGGCGCCGAGCAGGTGCGGATGTCCGACGCCCCGCCGCCCGCGCCACCGCGGGCGCTGCCGCCGAGGCCGCCGCCCGTTCCGACCTCGACGAACAGGGTGCTGCCGGGCGTGACCGGCAAGTCCGCGGTGACTCTCGCCCCGGCGCCGACGCTGTCCGTGTCGGCGCCCTTGGCGCCGTCGACGACCACGTGGATGCTGGTCACTCCGGTGGGAACGGTGAAACTGTCCTCGCCCACCGCCGTGGGTAGGTGCAGGTGGGGGGGCGAGGTGGTGAAGGCGCCGCCGTTGCACGGCGGACCGGCCGCGTACGCGGTCTGGGTGGAGAACCCCACCGTGGCGAGCGCCAGGCTCGCGGTCAGCGCGAAGACACGTGACCACCGGTGGTGTCGCTCGAACAGTGCCAGGCCGCTCCGACCCGCTTCCGGCTCGGCATCCACCACGTGACGCATCAATCCTCTTGAGGAGTGCAGCTCTTCGCAGAGCCGGGAGACCCGATCCGGTCACGCGTGCCGCGGTCACTCACGGCGGTTGAAGGCGACGCCCTCCGATCCGCTGTGATCGAACTGCGGGAGAAACAACCCCGACCGGACGCATTCGGGACTGCCCACTCCGGGGACACCACGCCACCGGGGCCGGACGGGTCGACGACGGGCGACCACTCCGAAGACCTGCGAGGGCGCGCCCGGCATTCGGTTCGGCCCCCGGTGGTCCGGCCGCCCCTGCCGGTGTACTGTCGCATCGACATGAACCGGGGACTATTCCCCGTTTCTTGCGCGTCCGAGAGGACGAACGCCGCGATGGAGCACATGAGCGCCAGGAAGGCGAGCATGCCGATGTCGGCGGCGCCGGGCATGCGCCAGTCGCGGACCTCGAACGGGCTGGGCAGGACGAAGCCGAGTGCGCCGGCCACGGTCTGGTAGTAGGTGCTGGTCAGCGGGGAGTGCCCCAAACTCGTGCGGCGGGCGACGACGTTGCAGGCGGCCCAGGCGACCCCGGCGGCCAGCAGGATGACGTCCCCCAGCAGCCGCTGACCGCCGCCGGTGCTCGCGCTGTGCCGTACCCGCCATGAGGTCCCGTCAGGCCATCGGCGGCACCGGCGGGTTCGCGCCGCGGCGGCCCGTGTTCGGTCAGGTGACCCGCGTCACGCTCGGCTCCTGTCAGCAATCGGGGCGCCGTCTCGTCCAAGGGGCAAACGAGACGGGAGCAACGCCATGAAGCACCACATCGTCGTACTCGGCGCCGGATACGCCGGGGCCTTCGCCGCCGGAAACCTCGCCCGCCGGCTCTCACCCGCCGACACCGAGATCACCGTCGTCGACGCCGAGCCCGACTTCGTCGAGCGGATGCGACTCCACCAACTCGCGATCGGCCAGGACCTCGCGTTCCGCAGGCTCGCCGACGTCTTCGCGGGCACCGGGGTGCGGCTGCGCCTGGCGCGCGTCACCGGCGTCGATCCCGAGCGCAGGACCGTCGCCGTGACCGGCGAGGACGGCGGCGGCGAACTCGCCTACGACACGCTCCTCTACGCGCTCGGCAGCTCGGTCGCCCACCACGGCGTCCCCGGCGTGGCCGAGTACGCCTTCGACGTGACGGGCCGGTCCTCGGCGCTGCGGTTGCGCGAGCGCCTGGCCGACCTGGGCGAGGGCGGCACCGTGCTGGTCGTCGGTGAGGGGCTGACCGGCATCGAGACCGCCACCGAGTTCGCCGAGTCCCGGCCGGACCTGTCGATCGCGCTCGCCGCCCGCGGCGAGCCGGGCGCCTGGCTCTCCCCGAAGGCCCGCCGCCACCTGTGCCGGGCCTTCGCCCGACTCGGCATCACCGTCCACGAGCACACCGGCATCGAAGCCGTCGAGCCGACACGGGCGATCGCCGTCGACGGCACGTCCATCCCGGCCGACGTGACCGTGTGGGCGGCCGGGTTCGCCGTGCACCCCATCGCGGCCGCCAGTGGCCTCGAGGTCGCCGCGACCGGCCAGATCGTCGTCGACCGCACCATGCGCTCGGTCTCCCACCCCGACGTCTACGCCGCCGGTGACTGCGCCTACGCGATCGGCGAGAACGGCCGGCCGCTGCCGATGTCCTGTGCCTCGGCCGGGTACACCAACATGCAGGCGACCGCCGCGATCATCGCGCGTCTGACGGACAGCAGGATCCCGACCATCGGGCTGAAGTACCACGGCAACCACATCAGTCTCGGGCGGCGGGACGCGATCTTCCAGATGGTGGACGGCGACGCACGGTCGAAGTCCTGGTACCTGGGCGGCCGGAGCGCCGCGTGGCTCAAGTCGGGTGTGCTCAAGGGCGCCGGATGGAGCATCGCCCACCCCACCTTCGGCCTGCCCAAGCGCAAGCGCCGCCTGGTCACCACGCCCGACCGAGCCGGCGCGCAGGTCGCCGCCGCCTAGGCTGCTGCGCATGGACAGCGCAGCCATCGACCGGTTCGAGGCCAGCCGAGGCCGGCTGGCCTCGCTCGCGTACCGTCTGCTCGGCTCGGCCGCCGACGCCGAGGACGCCGTCCAGGACACCTTCCTGCGCTGGCAGGCCGCCGACCGGGAACGCATCGAAGTGCCGCAGGCATGGCTGACCAAGGTCGTCACCAACCTCTGCCTCGACCGGCTCCGCTCGGCCCAGGCACGCCATGAACGCGCCGCCGGAGACTGGCTGCCCGAGCCGCTCCTCGAGGGCGACCCGATGCTCGGCCCCGCCGAGACCTTCGAGCAGCGCGAATCGGTGTCCCTGGCCGTCCTGACCCTCATGGAGCGCCTCTCGCCCATCGAGCGGGCCGCCTACGTCCTGCGCGAGGCCTTCTCGTACCCGCACGCCGAGATCGCCGGGATCCTCGGCATCACCGAGTCCGCGAGCCAACAGCACGTCCACCGGGCCCGACGCCGGATCGCCGCAGAGCGCCGCGGCGGCGACGAGGCGGACCCCGCGTCCGCACGCCGGATCGTCGAGGAGTTCCTCGCCGCCGCCGCGTCCGGGCGCACCGAACGGCTGGTGGCGCTGCTCACCGATGACGTGACGGCGATCTCGGACGGCTACGGACTGGCCAGGCGGCTGCTGCGGTTCACGACGCGCGAGCGCATCGCCTCCTACGTGCGGGGCGGCTTCACGCCCACAGCGGCCAAGCGGCGGATGGCCGGCGGTTCCCCCGCGTTCCACGTCGCGCTGGTCAACGGCTCCCCGGCCGTCCTCGCCGTGGTCAACGACCGAATCGTGGGCATCGTGGCATTCGAGGTCAGCGACGACAGGATCGCGTCCCTGCGCGGCATCGCCACCACGGATCGGCTCGCGCGACTCAACGAGGCCTGGCAGCAGCAGGGAACCGACGCGCCGGTCCTCCACGCATGGTGACCAGAACCACCCGCCCCCCACCCGGCACAGCACCAGGGGCGAAACACGCCCCCTGCCAGCGCTCTCGGGGGAGGGCCTCAGTAGTACGTGCGTTCCCAGACAGGGGGTTCATACGGCTCGCCGCATCCGCACTCCCCGCACACCCGGTCCAGATGGAGATGCCGCGCGTGCTCGCACAGCAGGCACGGCTCCGGCCCCGGCTTCACCGGCTCCTCCTCCGGCCGGAACCCCTCGCACGGACACCCCACCGCGCAGCGTCCCCGGTAGAACTCATGCCCCTGCCGGGAATGCCCGCATCCCTCGCAAGCAGTCCTTCCCCAGCTGTACACCGCCATGTCGCCCTCCCACGGTGTCGGTTCCCCAGTCCTGCGGGGGCACTCCCAGCCTGCGGCGGGAACCGCGGAGGGTCAACGCCGCGTGGGCAAACCGGGGCGTCGTGGTGAGCGGGCACGGCGCCCCTCCCACCGGGGATGCACAGGCGGGTTGGTCGCGGTCGGCCACCGCGCCGGTACTGAGGGCCTGGTCCTACGGTGGTAGTAGGGGCCGTCACCGTGAGCGGCGGGGCCTCGATCCTCCAGTCCGCGCGATTTGCGGGAGGTGCCAGATGTCATCGGACACCGCACTTCTGAGCCGGATAGACCACCTCGTGGTCCTCATGTTGGAAAACCGCTCCTTCGACAACATGCTCGGATTCCTCTACACCGACCAGGGCAACCATCCGTCCGGCCGGCCCTTCGAAGGCCTGACCGGCGCGGAGTCCAACCCGGACGGGAACGGCGGCAAAGTCACCGTCTTCCCGATCGACCACACCAAATCAGGCGCGTACTTCATGCCCGGCTCCGTCCCCGGGGAGGAGTACCACAGAGTCAACAACCAGCTGTTCGGTTCGCAACAGGTGCCCACCCCTGCCCCCGAAGCGACCAACGAGGGCTTCGTCACCGACTTCGCGCAGATCTTCCCGACCAGGCAAGGCAACTCCCCGGACGTCACCGCGAGCGACATCATGGGCTGCTTCCCCCCGGAAGCGCTGCCCGTGCTGTCCGGACTGGCCCGGGGCTACGCGGTGTGCGACCACTGGTACTGCTCGGTGCCGACCCAGACCCTGCC from Kitasatospora cathayae includes:
- a CDS encoding EamA family transporter, giving the protein MLGDVILLAAGVAWAACNVVARRTSLGHSPLTSTYYQTVAGALGFVLPSPFEVRDWRMPGAADIGMLAFLALMCSIAAFVLSDAQETGNSPRFMSMRQYTGRGGRTTGGRTECRARPRRSSEWSPVVDPSGPGGVVSPEWAVPNASGRGCFSRSSITADRRASPSTAVSDRGTRDRIGSPGSAKSCTPQED
- a CDS encoding sigma-70 family RNA polymerase sigma factor yields the protein MDSAAIDRFEASRGRLASLAYRLLGSAADAEDAVQDTFLRWQAADRERIEVPQAWLTKVVTNLCLDRLRSAQARHERAAGDWLPEPLLEGDPMLGPAETFEQRESVSLAVLTLMERLSPIERAAYVLREAFSYPHAEIAGILGITESASQQHVHRARRRIAAERRGGDEADPASARRIVEEFLAAAASGRTERLVALLTDDVTAISDGYGLARRLLRFTTRERIASYVRGGFTPTAAKRRMAGGSPAFHVALVNGSPAVLAVVNDRIVGIVAFEVSDDRIASLRGIATTDRLARLNEAWQQQGTDAPVLHAW
- a CDS encoding NAD(P)/FAD-dependent oxidoreductase; this translates as MKHHIVVLGAGYAGAFAAGNLARRLSPADTEITVVDAEPDFVERMRLHQLAIGQDLAFRRLADVFAGTGVRLRLARVTGVDPERRTVAVTGEDGGGELAYDTLLYALGSSVAHHGVPGVAEYAFDVTGRSSALRLRERLADLGEGGTVLVVGEGLTGIETATEFAESRPDLSIALAARGEPGAWLSPKARRHLCRAFARLGITVHEHTGIEAVEPTRAIAVDGTSIPADVTVWAAGFAVHPIAAASGLEVAATGQIVVDRTMRSVSHPDVYAAGDCAYAIGENGRPLPMSCASAGYTNMQATAAIIARLTDSRIPTIGLKYHGNHISLGRRDAIFQMVDGDARSKSWYLGGRSAAWLKSGVLKGAGWSIAHPTFGLPKRKRRLVTTPDRAGAQVAAA
- a CDS encoding glycine-rich protein, with the translated sequence MVDAEPEAGRSGLALFERHHRWSRVFALTASLALATVGFSTQTAYAAGPPCNGGAFTTSPPHLHLPTAVGEDSFTVPTGVTSIHVVVDGAKGADTDSVGAGARVTADLPVTPGSTLFVEVGTGGGLGGSARGGAGGGASDIRTCSAPSASCVPTGDPLTDPRLLVADGGGGGGGGTNLPLRPGADGGTGPNLCNPGGDAMGVGGAGGGTGGTCPSGGIGGGSSGGGTPGGNGTPGVGGDGGNFGFPSGGGGGGAGFWGGGGGGTGNNTGSGGGGGSSFITANAANFSTVANPTGTPAVTISFTFSPSVTTTPSQTSIPLGRPTTDGGDSPPRFARQRCAGRDGRFLVPTD
- a CDS encoding ribonuclease BN, whose product is MSGRAWRRGREIELLHRSLAFAALFFLTLVPLLMVIAAASPARGNGIADWITDGLGLSPRGSQAAGMLFSSRGRILSTATAFGLAAAAAFGISLTSALQAVYERIWRLRAGGWHQVWRQAVALGGVTAYLVIAAWSGVPWHHTAAQPVLRILATLIGGLLLFWWLPHLLLGGRVPWRDLLPGAVFTMAALVGLRFFSRLVFAPLLISNAVSYGTVGTVLVVQSWLTGVGFTVYGGAVAGWALRGDGDSE